DNA from Palaemon carinicauda isolate YSFRI2023 chromosome 26, ASM3689809v2, whole genome shotgun sequence:
TGTTTTGCTTATTCAGTCATAATATTTAATTAAAagtgaaatttttttaaatataagcaTCAGTTTATTCACAAAACCTCCCTAATTGTGACAAACAAATCCAtcaagtttctattttttttttaactttttcataatAATCAAATTTTCACTTAGAATTAATCTAACTAAAACACTTTTCATCTTAGAGTGAAATCTTAAAACATAATTATTTGTATGTGTATTATGGTATCTCCTCTCATTATTTTGATCTCATAGATTTCATGAGTTTTGGAAAACATTAAAAATGGCAAGAATCCAGGTATAGAAAATAAATGATCATATTCAAATTGGAATAATGAGGAATCATAATGAACGATgaacaaatcttttgaaattttcgTAAGCAAATTTAGAATGTCCTAATGAATTACTTGAGTTTAGCCTCTTAAGTGCTAATAATGAATTCCTAGATGATATCACCCTAAATTAACAATACGAGTGAATTTATGATCATTTTCATAGGAAGACTTCCATCTCTAGGAGAAATTCGTTTAGAAGTCTATCTTGAGATGAATGAATATTTAATTCTATGTTAAGTACTATAAGATAAATCAGATATAACCTGGTTATATTTCATAAGACAATTTATATTCACAAATAAATAGATGAGTTCACACAAGGGGATCATTGGTGGGATGGTGTGGACCACCGGccccgaaaaaaaaatataagcttaATAACATTATTAGAATTCTTTTTTATCTTCAATGACATCTAAAAGACATATGGGTAAAATGAGATATCCActgctttttatatttttactttattatagAGATGTATAGTGTCTAGCTCCCcactaaggttatatatatatatatatatatatatatatatatatatatatataccgtatatatatatatatatatatatatatatatatatatgtatatatatatatatatatatatatatatatatatatatatatattatgccctagacaatgaccatatatacatatatgatcagcgcccaagccccctctccaaccaagctagaaccaaggagcgtcaggcaatggctgctgatgactcagcagacagacctatagactccccctaacccccatccttagctcaaaagaatggtgaggttgtagcaatcaaagaaactaacgagtgtgagagggactcaaactccagtcaggcgatcaccagtcagggtcgttaccacatcggccaccacaacctaaagAGTATGATATAATTTTGATTGGATCTGATCCATTGTAATGGTATTAATATTccctatttgattattattattattattatcattattattattattaattgctaagctacaaccctagttggaaaagcacaatgctataagcccatgggctccaacaggggaaatagctcagtgaggaaaggaaaaaagggaaaattaaatttttaagaagagtaacaacattaaaataaatatctcctatataaactataaacactttaacaaaacaagaggaagagaaataagatagaataatgtgcccgagtgtgcccctaagcaagagaactctaacccaaggcagtggaagaccatggtacagaggttatggcactacccaagacaagagaacaatggtttgattttggagtgtccttctcctagaagagctgcttaccattgctaaagagtaccaagaggaaagttgccactgaaaaattacagagtagtaaccccttgggtgaagaattgtttggtaatcttaagtgttgtcaggtgtatgagtacagcagagaatatgtaaagaatatgccagactattcggtgtgtgtaggcaaaagggaaaatgaaccgtaaccagagagaaggatccaatgtagtactgtctggccagtcaatggaccccataactctttagcggaagtatctcaacgggtggctggtgccctggccaacctactaggccATTTGGAGGTTTTAGCTGGGAAAGTATTTGATATATTATTAGTTCACTTACAGTTGAgctatatatttaatgatattattttgtttcttgttcattTTGTATTTAACATTCAAATTTCACTTTCGTGAAGAAGAATTAGATTAACAATTCGTTCAAATTTCCAGATTATGATGCCTTTCACATTCATATTCTATCCTAAATCAATTGCTAACTTCCTGCTACTTTCCATACCTCATCTATTtcatgaacttcaaaagttcaaagttacagcaaatgtttttatgttgaacaggcttacataagtcttttttatcttgtataaatgatatatctgttttgatgttgttactgtttttgagatattttgttgttaatttttcctcatatcgtttatttatttccttatttccgttcctcattgggctatttttccctactggagcccttgggcttatagcatcttccctctccaaccagggttgtaactcagctaataataataataataataataataataataataataactcacatTTTCTATCCTCCTACAATATCTCATTGGCTTCATCAACACCTATACGATTGACACATTTCCATTCATCCACAGAATATTCTTACTTGCTTTAAGGTCTGCTTTCCTGGTCCTAATACACAGGGGAACCTCGTGCcatacaggacctacaagatctgtttatcGTATATATTCTTAGGTTTTTGCGTatcgagttgtggtggccgatgtcgtaacgtccttgattggtgaacgccagactaaggttcgagtcccgctcaaactcgttagttcctttggtcgcttgtgagctaaggatgggggtgttagggggagcctataggtctgtctgctaagttatcagcagccattgcctggccctcctcggtcctaccTTGGGTCAGTCTCTAGAGCCTCATACTGCTTCATAGGGCTATGACACTgttccttgactctgccattcacgagtaccatttaaacctttaaacatagcaTAATGTGTGTTTATTTTCAAACACAAATTGTCGAGGCACCTAGAGAacatgaaagtcttcagtttcttcttgaaggcCTGGATATCTCTCAGTCATTCGGATGTACAGAGGGAACTTATTATATCGCCTTTGCTCCATCTTCCAAGTGTCCAGCTATTCCAATATTGTTGATATCTTATTCAGTtaatttcaacctctctctctctctctctctctctctctctctctctctctctctctctctctctctctctctctccttcctagtaCTTTTTAGTCCTGTTTTAACTCTCTGTTCAATGTGTTAttttgtatgctctctctctctctctctctctctctctctctctctctctctctctctctctctctctctctctctctctccttcctagtaCTTTTTAGTCCTGTTTTAACTCTCTGTTCAATGTGTTATTTtgtatgctatctctctctctctctctctctctctctctctctctctctctctctctctctctctctctctctctccttcctagtaCTTTTTAGTACTGTTTTAACTCTCTGTTCAATGTGTTAttttgtatgctctctctctctctctctctctctctctctctctctctctctctctctctctctctctccttcctagtaCTTTTTAGTCATGTTTTAACTCTGTTCAATGTGTTATTTtgtatgctatctctctctctctctctctctctctctctctctctctctctctctctctctctctctctctctctctctctctctcctcctagtaCTTTTTAGTCATGTTTTAACTCTGTTCAATGTGTTATTTtgtatgctatctctctctctctctctctctctctctctctctctctctctctctctctctctctctctctctctctctctctctctctcttcctagtacTTTTTAGTCATGTTTTAACTCTGTTCAATGTGTTAttttgtatgctctctctctctctctctctctctctctctctctctctctctctctctctctctctctctctctctcctgagtgatAGCCTGGGCAGGTTGGTTAAGCATCCCGAGGAAGATATCATCCAAAACACCTGGCCGGAGCAGTTCGTAAGGCTGACGAATGGTCTTGCGGAGAGTATATGCCGAATTTGGATATATCTTTCTATTTGTAACGTTACGAGTTCAATTAATTTTGCAACAGAAATTTAGTGATAAGTCCCTTTATGATAAAAGTGCAAACGTGCGCTATTTTTTAATAGGGGAGCTTGCAGATCTTCCCTCTATCTTTGATATTTTTGAGACAAAATGGGACCTCATATTAGCTGGAGGATTTCAAAGTCacatgtttatttttcttatatgtatgtatatatatatatatatatatatatatatatatatatatatatatatatatatatatatatatatatacatatatatatatatatatatacgtatatatatatatatatatatacgtatatatatatatatatatatatatatatatatatatatatatatatgtataaatatatatatatatgaatatatatattttttttttctttttatgggacTTCATCCTACAGGCTTTTACGATCATTACCACTGGAGAAATTATTTTCAATAAGTATAGAAAATATTACCATTTCCATATTTTCAACAAATTAGAATCAAGTACTAGATTACTGAGGAATAGgttgagaaaaaaatatacaatatactgtataaaaattctATTTGGTTGATAGATAGAATAAATACATGAGTTCGTGATTAAAGATTCAATGAGGTGTGTGGATGATCGAAGGAGATTACTGAGGGGCTCCGTAGGACCTGGATGGGGCCTCACGAGAGTCACCGCGGGCACGGCGGGCGTCTTCCTCAGCAGCGAAGGCaatctggtcgaggacgaactggggaATTGGGTGGGGGAATTCGGGAGCTACTGGAAGGAGGTCGGACTGGGGCTGGAAGCCGTTCTCGTCGGCAACGTATTTCACGACGACTTCGGTACCGTCAGGAGCAGTGTAGCTGTGAGGACAAAGGTTGGGAAATTATTAAGTGTTTTAGAGCCTTTTGATATCgataatgtttttgtaattttccttttatatttacttTATCCCAATTGCGAAAAGGTAAAATTTATGTGTAAACTCACGAGTATTGTCCAGCACTGACGATGGCGTCCTCATCTCCGTCGGGAGATCCAGATTCGGAGAACCTGATGCCATTTTCGGATTCGAAGTCGAAGTTGTATTTGCCATCGTCTTCGTGGACTCTGTCGTCCCTCAAGATGGCCACTTCCTCGGAGGAGTCGGCGCTAGAACGGCCAGCAGGGGCGTCGTAGCTGTACTGAGGGGCAGCAAGGGCCACGGAGGCAAGGGCGGCGAGGATCACCtgttaatgaaaaaaagataatgaatgTTCATGAACACAGTAAAGTTTAGCTTTCTTAACATTAGCTAGGAGTAAGATTCATTATATCAAAATAATTGCTATAGATATTGAATTGCATTCCTTCACATGATATCCAGTTATTTTCTGTCTTTAAGTCAGAATATATTTGAGAAGGATCTTTAATTAAAGATGAGAGACGGAAGCCCCAAATATCATAACATTTTAATACCAAATTTTATTCATCATTATAGGACGAAGAAATCCCatgaaaagaatatataataaacCTGTGATTTTGAAATCCCCCCAGCTAATATGAGGTCCCATTTTGTCTCAAAAATATCAAAGATAGTAAAGGGAAGACCTGAAAGCAACCCTACTAAAAAGCAGCGCACATTACCACTCTTATCAGCGCCATCTAGTGCCAAGGCACCCTACTAGCGAGGGCAAATAATCACTGAAATTCCAGCAACTTTCCGTTCTTGGCTTTAAAAGCTTTGCTTAAATGATAGACAAAATCTTAAAAAGACCAAATCCCAGTCTACTTACGAACTTCATGTTGTCGTTGGAGTATGTCGAGCAGCGAACTGATGCCCGAAATCAGCCAGTCGAAGCTTTTATAGGCCATCTCACCAGGTGGGTGGGGTACATTGACCTCAAAGGTCCACTTGACCTTATGGTCTATTCTCATCCCTTCGTATCGCCTTCGCTACCGTTTCCGTCTCTTcgtccacctcctcctcctcctcttcctcctcttcatcctcttcCCTCCTCCTACTAACTACGACCTTCAGAGTGACCTATTCGTCCAGTTGAAAGGAAAAGCGGTTATGGCGAGCTTCCTTCCTTCCAGCTGGTGAGATTTTCGGCGTTCAATTTAGGGTCTTGTGGTCGTTGAGGTGCGACTGATCGTATCTTTGGTTTTTGTGGTTGTAACGTGCTATTTGACTTCTGTATTTTGGTACGTGGATCTTATATGTGTAtacgtacacaaatatatatatgtatatatacctgtatatatatatatatatatatatatatatatatatatatatatatttacatatatatatatatatatatatatatatgtatatatatatatatatatatatatatatatatatatatatatatatttatatatatgtatacatgtgtgtgtatgttacttGCATCGaccacacaccgatatatatatatatatatatatatatatatatatatatatatatatatatatgtgtgtgtgtgtgtgtgtgtatatatatatatatatatatatatatatatatatatgtatatataatgcacacaaatatatataaaaatatatacatatatatatatatgtatatatacatatatatatatatatatatatatatatatatatatatatatatacatacatatatatatgtatatatatatatatatatatatatatatatacatatgtatatatatgtatatatatatatatatatacatatatatatatgtatatatatatatatatatatatatatatatatatatatatatacattgtatgttttGTAAACATCAAGAACATACAGTATGCTACTCATAtccataagaagaaaaaaaaaagtctaataaaACGATGCCCTCGGGTCAAGACAGACCTATCACACAAGTAAATTTCGAAAGTCCGTGGAAAGGTTCCCAATATACCAAAGAATTGTCGAATtaaaaccaccaaaaaaaaaaaaaggtcgattCCCTCCTTTACTGGTGACATTCTTTTGCcgcaaaaaaaaagagaggaaaagaatttCAGGGTTGTGATGGTTATTTCATCTTGGGTTG
Protein-coding regions in this window:
- the LOC137619530 gene encoding cuticle protein AMP1A-like isoform X3 codes for the protein MKFVILAALASVALAAPQYSYDAPAGRSSADSSEEVAILRDDRVHEDDGKYNFDFESENGIRFSESGSPDGDEDAIVSAGQYSYTAPDGTEVVVKYVADENGFQPQSDLLPVAPEFPHPIPQFVLDQIAFAAEEDARRARGDSREAPSRSYGAPQ